The nucleotide sequence GCGCTCCTCGACGTTCCGCCCGGCCGGTGACCCCGGTGAAGATGACGCGCCGCGAGCGCCTGCGTGACGAGCTGCTCAATGCGCCCAACCTGATCACGCTGGCGCGGATCGCGCTGGTCCCGGTGTTCCTGTACCTGCTGTTTTACGAGAACCGTCGCAACTGCTTTCTCGCCTCGCTCATCTACGCCGTCTGTGCCCTCACCGACTGGTTCGACGGCTGGCTCGCGCGGGTCTCGGACAAGGTGACCACGCTGGGGAAGTTCCTCGACCCGCTCTCCGACAAGGTGATCGTCCTCTCCGCGCTGGTGATGCTGGTGCGGCTCGGGCGGGTGGCGGTGTGGGTGGTGGTGGTCATCGTCGCCCGGGAGTTCCTCATCTCCGGGCTCCGCACCATCGCGGCGTCCGAGGGGCTGCTGATCTCGGCGTCGCAGGGCGGGAAGTGGAAGACGTCGCTGCAGCTCTGCGGGATCATCT is from Deltaproteobacteria bacterium and encodes:
- the pgsA gene encoding CDP-diacylglycerol--glycerol-3-phosphate 3-phosphatidyltransferase, which encodes MTRRERLRDELLNAPNLITLARIALVPVFLYLLFYENRRNCFLASLIYAVCALTDWFDGWLARVSDKVTTLGKFLDPLSDKVIVLSALVMLVRLGRVAVWVVVVIVAREFLISGLRTIAASEGLLISASQGGKWKTSLQLCGIICLMLNYHFAIDYVFATVVTDFHAVGTVLVYLSLLPSIASAVEYVRAFYLLDTGEQRG